A single Anopheles funestus chromosome 2RL, idAnoFuneDA-416_04, whole genome shotgun sequence DNA region contains:
- the LOC125761311 gene encoding uncharacterized protein LOC125761311 produces MKLLICVLSVCALAAAQDFKECLEKDSIACLQLTFYRKARDFFDQPQISLAGGLSFVKTAGRDSRSYSADSAQIESANSVETREDALENYVFERSVSFLRERSLNLDMAGAARSLSTVIPEEVKGQMRAMVAEARGKKKILKALLPILGLVKLKIVGLAILALLGIALIAKKALIVSVIALVLSKFLFLKKLLSKKDDHTSYHGSSGGWESSGYGDYGSHSQPAHSIAYAGHKPVRK; encoded by the exons ATGAAGCTGTTAATCTGTGTGCTGAGTGTGTGCGCCCTGGCCGCGGCCCAGGACTTCAAGGAGTGTTTGGAAAAGGATTCGATCGCCTGCCTGCAGCTCACG ttCTACCGCAAGGCACGCGACTTCTTCGACCAGCCACAGATCAGCCTGGCCGGTGGCCTGTCGTTCGTTAAGACGGCCGGTCGGGATTCCCGCTCGTACAGCGCCGACAGTGCCCAGATTGAGTCGGCCAACAGTGTGGAGACGCGTGAGGATGCACTGGAGAACTACGTGTTCGAACGCTCGGTCAGCTTCCTGCGCGAGCGCTCGCTGAACCTCGATATGGCCGGTGCTGCCCGCAGCCTGTCCACCGTCATCCCGGAGGAAGTGAAGGGACAGATGCGCGCGATGGTCGCCGAGGCTCGCGGCAAGAAGAAGATCCTGAAGGCGCTCCTGCCCATCCTCGGACTGGTGAAGCTGAAGATCGTCGGTCTGGCCATCTTGGCCCTGCTCGGCATTGCGCTGATCGCCAAGAAGGCGCTGATCGTGTCGGTGATTGCGCTCGTCCTGTCCAAGTTCCTGTTCCTGAAGAAGCTCCTGTCGAAGAAGGATGATCACACCTCGTACCACGGTTCGTCCGGTGGCTGGGAGTCGAGCGGATACGGTGACTACGGTTCCCACAGCCAGCCCGCTCACTCGATCGCCTACGCCGGTCACAAGCCGGTGCGAAAGTAA